The sequence AACAGCTTTTCCAAAGAACTTCTCCAAAGGCAGCACATCTATTGTTTTCCCACCTTTTATGAAGTGTGCTGGAGCGTCAACATGAGTTCCGCTGTGCTCTCCAAAACAGAGGAGATTCATGTAATATCCGTCCTTTTCAAGGCTTGCCCATTCTTTAATTTTAATTCCTGGGTCACCGGCATAAACCTCAAGCTCTTCGCTCAAGGTTTTTGTTAAATCTATCATCATGTCCTCCACCAATCAATTTTTAACATCTAAACCTTAAAAGTGAGCGGGTGATGTTATGGACTGCACGAAAGATTATTGTGTCAAAGACATTAACTTGGCTCCGGAAGGAGAGAAGAAAATTGACTGGGTTTCTCGCTTTATGCCCGTCCTCCAGAGTATAAGAAAGGATTTCAAGAAAGAAAAGCCGTTTAAAGGCGTTAAGATTACTGCTTGCTTGCACTTGGAAATGAAGACTGCTTTCCTTCTTCTCACGCTAAAAGCCGGAGGAGCAGAGGTTTCAGCAACTGCAAGCAATCCTCTAAGTACTCAAGATGATGTTGTCGCGGCTTTAGCTAAGGCTGGTGTTAAAGTTTATGCAATAAGAGGGGAAGATAGAGAGCAGTATTATGAATTCATGCATAAAGCCCTCGACATAAAGCCAAACATCCTCATAGATGATGGAGCAGACATGATAAGCGTTGTCCACAGAGAAAGGCAAGAACTCATTGACAATATTTGGGGAGCCAGCGAGGAAACGACAACTGGAGTTATCCGCTTAAGGGCGATGGAAAAAGATGGAGTGCTTAGATTCCCAATCATAGCTGTCAATGATTCATATACAAAGTATTTATTCGACAATCGCTATGGAACTGGTCAGTCAACATGGGACGGCATAATAAGAACTACCAACCTTCTTGTGGCTGGTAAAAACGTCGTTGTCGTCGGCTATGGCTGGTGCGGAAGAGGAATAGCAATGAGGGCAAGAGGGTTTGGAGCGACAGTTATAGTGGTTGAAGTTGATCCAATTAGGGCATTAGAAGCAAGGATGGATGGCTTTTTAGTCATGCCGATGAAGGAAGCAGCTAAGATTGGAGACATTTTCATCACTGCAACCGGTGATATAAACTGCATCCGCAAAGAGCATTTTGAAGTTATGAAGGATGGAGTGATTTTAGCTAATGCTGGGCATTTTGATGTGGAGATTTCAAAACCTGACCTGGAGTCTTTAGCTATTGAGATCAGCAATCCAAGGCCTAACATAACCGAATACAAGCTCAAAGATGGGAGAAGATTATACCTGCTTGCAGAAGGGCGTTTGGTAAACTTAGCGGCAGCAGATGGACATCCAGCTGAGATTATGGACATGAGCTTTGCTCTGCAAGCTATGGCTGCTAAATACATTAAAGATAACCACGAGAGGCTTGAGCCAAAAGTCTACGTTTTGCCGAGAGAAATTGATGAGATGGTAGCGAGGATTAAGTTAGCAGCTATGGGAATTGAGATTGAACAGCTGACAGAAGAACAAAAGAAATACTTGGAAAGCTGGGAGCACGGGACTTAACTTCGCTCCCCATCATTATTTTTAAGTAAACCATCCAGCAGTGCTTCGATATCTGAGCCGAAGAGAACTACAATTAAAGCGCTAATTCCTGCTAAACTTCCCCAAAACACTGCCATTTTTGAGTAGTATTTGCTGAGTCCTGTTAATCCATAGAACACAGCTACAATTACCACTGCCTCTAAAAGTCCCGCAGCTTTTCCTTTTAACTTAAAATATCCATAGAGAGTCATAGCTAAAACAATTGAAACGAAAGGTGCTGCTATATATCTTACATATTCTCTAAGGAGCAGAGTTCTCGAAGGCTCTTTTGCAATTAAAAAGAAAACCATAGTCCAATATACAATGCACAATATTAAAAGGAGGAAAAGGCGGTGTTTTGTAAGTGTGTCATTTTGATAGCTCTTACTCATTGCTTACTACCCCGAAAGGCGCTCTAGCATCCCTCTAATCCCAAGCCTCCGGTGAAAGCCTACGTTTGAATACATTTTTCATCCCTTAACTATTGGTTTTGGATGGCTGGTTGACGGAATATATTATTAGCGATATAGGTATCCAAAAGGCTATACCCATTGCAAAAACTAGTAAATCTCTACCGGTTAGTGTTCCCACAAAATATTTTGCTATCGCCATTAGAAGGTACCAAAGAACTATAGCAAATGGTGCTAGTGCTTTAAGCTTAATTGCAAAAGCATAGCAGACTATTCCTATCATAATTACCGCTAAAGTATCCAAAAATGGCTCATTCCTAAGTAAAGACAAGCCAAAGATAACATACAAAAAGAGCGGAATAAATACTAACCATCTCCCATCTACACCCACTTTCCTCATCTTAGACCTCCTCCGTTTCTAATTCTGATTACCTGCTTTATGGCGATAGTAATCGACGACGGTTTCATATATTGCGACGACTCCTAATAATACCACCCACAGGGCCCCCAATATGACATCTTGCAAATCAAGTCCGTACAAAAAGTCTATTGCCCCAAGAGTAGCAATGTAACTTATGATGCCCGCAATTAACGTCCTTACTAAATTATGAAGGCTTGTTTTTCTTTCCAGAATCACGTAAGTGACGATAAACATGCCCAGCAGTACTGCAGAAAGTGGTGCAAAAAATTTCATGAAGCTCACGAATTCTGCAACACTTCTTCCGTCAATCATAAACATTACGAAAAGACATGCAGTAATAAGGAAAAAGAAAAACAGCATTCTGAGAATCAAAGTCTTTGATGTTATGTTAGCAGACATTCAAATCCCTCCTTACGGGGCTATTGATTGACATCACAGTATGTCCCCTCTTCTTCACAACATCTGACCTCCCCCCGTCCTCAAGGGCGAGACTTTCGGATAGGTAGCAGCTTTGAGCCACTCCATTGAATTCAAACCTTTCTATCGTTTTTTGCATGTTCGTAATTAGCTATAATAAGCACTATGGCATAAACTAACAATATAGGCAATAATGGAAAAGCCCAAGCTTTATAGCCAAATATAAGGGCTCCAGCGCTAGAGAAAACACCTACTGCCAGGGTTACTGAAATGGCATCCTTAAGGTGCTCGGGAAGAGATGCCAGCTTACTGTACCTACTGGCAAAGAGGTAAAAGGCAATGGACGCAATAGAAGCGAGAATATAGCATGTTAGCGCGCTTACTGCATCTTTCATATCTGCTTGTCCTGTGATGAAGAGGACAAAGATAGAAATAATGACAAAAAGTGACACAATGAATCCCCTGACTAACAGGTTCTTTAACAACATAACCCCCCCAATTATGGTGCTGTATCCATACAAAATGTTCCATATTCGACACAACGATTACAGGCTTCATAGCACCAAGGACATTCACTCAGAACACATCCAAGGAAATATGCCAGGTTGCCTGTCCATACACATGCGCCACAACATGCTATAGTACAGGGTATGTTATAATCTCTACTACAGCAATAGGACATGCAAAGGAAGGCGCAGTCTGCATCACTGGAACATTCGTGTTTACAGGTGCTTAAGGGTGTTACCTCACCATTTGTAGTCACAGCTTTAGTCGTTATTCTTTTGTTATCCTCTGAAGTTGTGAATTCTAACAGGTAGCTTCTTGTCTTAACTCCTTGAACTGGTTTTGAGAATTCATAATAAGCTATCACGTGCTTGCCATCTTTTAAGGGAATCCCCATGGCAAGCATTGTTATCTTTTCGCCGCTGTAATCTACTGTGTGCTTTACTATTTTGACGTTCTTATAATCAACCTCCCAGGGCTTTGCTAATCCTCGTATATCCTTACTTAAAACTGCCTTAAAGAACACGTGAATCCTCGACCAGTTTTCTGGTGTTTTCTCTACGGGCTTAACTGCCTTAAAAGGATTTACACAACCCTTAACTTCTGGAAGCTTTGGATTGTTCAAAGCATACGCTGCATACGCTCCAACCAAAAGCAACACCACAAACATGCCCAACAATGCCCTTCTCCTCATCCGCCCCCCCCCCAACGGACTATCATATAAATTTTGCAACCAAAAATTATAAAAATTTCGTGAACTAAAAGTTTAAAACCTGACAAAATTCAGATGAGGTATTAGTATTAATCCTAAAACAACTTAAAGAAGTATCCATATCACAGTGTCTTAGAGAGCACAAAGACAGTAAGAGTAATACTTAAAACTACCCTTGAAACTACTTTCGGTTATGAACTGGCAATCTGCTTTGGATAAGTTCCTCAAGGATTGGAAAGACAAAGACTTTGTCGAAGCGGCTCTGCTTACTGGGAGTTATGCTGTTGGATTACAAACCAAGCACTCTGATGTAGATGTTTACATCGTGCTTTCTGATAAAGTTGAGTGGCGTGAGAGAGGGAACGTCATTATAGATGGCGTTTTAATTGAATACTTTGCAAACCCAGTAAAACAAATTAGACAATACTTTAAGAAAGAATTCAAGCAGAATAAAAGAAGTACTGCAAGAATCATCACAATTGGCAAAGTCCTCTTTGATAAGACAGGAATAGCTGAGGAGCTCAAAAGAGAAGCGTTGGAATACATGAAAAAGCCCTTTGAGAAGCCTGATGAAATTTGGGTAGAGATTGCTAAATACTTCCTCTGGGACATGCTTGACAGCCTAAAGGATGCAGAAGAAAGAAACGACCCAAGCTTTAGCTATCTTTATCATCTAACAATTAACAAAGCCCTTGAGATTTATTCAAAGTTTTTATGTGTTGAAATTCCACCAGCAAGCAAAGTTTATCGCCTCTTTACAGATGGAAAGTTTAGAGAAGCTTACATGTTTGAAGAATTTCCAGACAAAGAATTTGTTAAACTATTCCTGAGTGCTATGAAAAGTTTGGAACTAAGAAACCTTGAATTGGTCATAGAGCATGTCTTTGACAAAATGGGTGGCTTCAATATTAATGGCTGGCAACTGAGAACAAAAATCGAAGTATAAGTCAGCTGACTTCAATTCTCTCGACGAGTTTTCTTCTAATTTTATAAATCTTGTCTTTGAGGTGCTCTGAGTAGTCCATAAGTCTAGCTATTTCAGACAGCTCGAGTCCTTCTTTGTACTCCCTTGCAGCCCTCTCCAAGTTTCCCTCTTTGATACTTTTCTCTGCATTTTGAGTCTTTCTAGTGAGGAACTCCAAGAGAGGTTCCCTAAGATTTACTGCTGTTAATCTAAGTGCAATATCCAAGAAGAGCCGAGAGCGTAGCTGTGAACTTTTAATAGTTTTTGCTTCCTCTATAGCTTTCTCGAACAGCAGTTGGTATCCATCTTCACCTTTGTTAAAGAGCTCCAAGCCGATTAAAGAAAATGCACCTCCCCTATAATAGCTGTCTTGGATGTGTCTAGCAACTTGAATCGCTTTCTTGAACTCGCCTTTCTCCGCTAACGCTACGCTCATCTCGCTCAGCGCAATGTCTTTATATGCTGAAATCCTAATGCCTTCAACAATTCTTAGAGCCTCTCCGTAATTGCCAAGCTTTATGAGTGCACCCACACTTAACATCTTAAGCCTAGCCCTTTTCTCCCTGTCCTCAATCAGCCTCATGAGCTTTGAAGCATCTGACAGTTTTCCTATCTCTATAAGCTTCAAGAAGGCAGCTTCAACAACTTGAATTCGAGCATCTTTGATTTTCAGCTTTTCTGCAAGCTTTAAACTTTCATTAACTTTTCCAGCCTCTGCAAGCTTTGAAATTATCTCCCCAAAGGTCATTTCTCTCGTAACTGGGTTCTCTATTTCAGCAGCACTTTTCAGAGCTTGAGAGAATATTGAGGAATACAATGGAATATTAGCTTCTACAAGAACTTTCCCAATTTCACTAAAAGCTATTGCTCTGTAATAGGGATCAGAAATTTTTTCTGCAACTCTAATTGCACCCTCAATATCTTCACTTCTGAGGAGAGTCTTTAAGAAGTGCATCACAGCGGCAGTTCTATCCTCCTTGAGATCTATTTTAAGTATTAAAGTCAATACTTCCTCAACAAGCTTAATGGCA is a genomic window of Thermococcus sp. M39 containing:
- a CDS encoding adenosylhomocysteinase, translated to MDCTKDYCVKDINLAPEGEKKIDWVSRFMPVLQSIRKDFKKEKPFKGVKITACLHLEMKTAFLLLTLKAGGAEVSATASNPLSTQDDVVAALAKAGVKVYAIRGEDREQYYEFMHKALDIKPNILIDDGADMISVVHRERQELIDNIWGASEETTTGVIRLRAMEKDGVLRFPIIAVNDSYTKYLFDNRYGTGQSTWDGIIRTTNLLVAGKNVVVVGYGWCGRGIAMRARGFGATVIVVEVDPIRALEARMDGFLVMPMKEAAKIGDIFITATGDINCIRKEHFEVMKDGVILANAGHFDVEISKPDLESLAIEISNPRPNITEYKLKDGRRLYLLAEGRLVNLAAADGHPAEIMDMSFALQAMAAKYIKDNHERLEPKVYVLPREIDEMVARIKLAAMGIEIEQLTEEQKKYLESWEHGT
- a CDS encoding nucleotidyltransferase domain-containing protein; amino-acid sequence: MNWQSALDKFLKDWKDKDFVEAALLTGSYAVGLQTKHSDVDVYIVLSDKVEWRERGNVIIDGVLIEYFANPVKQIRQYFKKEFKQNKRSTARIITIGKVLFDKTGIAEELKREALEYMKKPFEKPDEIWVEIAKYFLWDMLDSLKDAEERNDPSFSYLYHLTINKALEIYSKFLCVEIPPASKVYRLFTDGKFREAYMFEEFPDKEFVKLFLSAMKSLELRNLELVIEHVFDKMGGFNINGWQLRTKIEV